One window of Saccharopolyspora phatthalungensis genomic DNA carries:
- a CDS encoding SDR family oxidoreductase: protein MSTTQIASPRVALVTGGSGGIGRAVAERLGAEGMAVAVHYAGNRNRAQETADAITAAGGRSVPVTADVSDEGAVTAMFDRVQETFGGIDVVVNTAGIMLLAPLAELDLDDFDRMHRTNVRGTFTVSQQAARRVRPGGAIINFSSTVVKLTLPTYAAYAATKGAVDAMTMILAKEMRGRDVTVNAIAPGPTATPLFLEGKPQQAVESLKNMAPLERLGEPVDIAEAVAFLAGPARWVNGQVLYINGGVA, encoded by the coding sequence ATGAGCACCACGCAGATCGCCAGCCCGCGCGTCGCCCTAGTGACCGGAGGTTCCGGCGGCATCGGCCGCGCGGTAGCCGAGCGACTCGGCGCTGAGGGCATGGCCGTGGCCGTGCACTACGCCGGCAATCGCAACCGTGCCCAAGAGACGGCCGACGCCATCACCGCCGCCGGCGGGCGCAGCGTGCCGGTCACCGCCGATGTGTCGGACGAGGGTGCGGTCACTGCGATGTTCGACCGGGTGCAGGAGACCTTCGGCGGGATCGACGTCGTGGTCAACACCGCGGGAATCATGTTGCTGGCGCCGCTCGCTGAGCTCGATCTCGACGACTTCGACCGGATGCACCGCACCAACGTGCGCGGCACCTTCACGGTCAGCCAGCAAGCTGCCCGCCGAGTGCGCCCAGGCGGGGCCATCATCAACTTCTCCAGCACGGTGGTCAAGCTCACGCTGCCCACTTACGCCGCATACGCCGCCACCAAGGGCGCGGTCGACGCGATGACGATGATCCTGGCCAAGGAGATGCGTGGCCGCGATGTCACCGTGAACGCCATCGCCCCCGGCCCCACCGCCACGCCGCTGTTCCTTGAGGGCAAGCCACAGCAGGCCGTGGAGAGCCTGAAGAACATGGCTCCGCTGGAACGGCTCGGTGAGCCCGTCGACATCGCCGAGGCCGTCGCGTTCCTCGCCGGCCCCGCCCGCTGGGTCAACGGCCAGGTCCTCTACATCAACGGCGGCGTTGCCTGA
- a CDS encoding CaiB/BaiF CoA transferase family protein yields MTLDLKSQEGQAVAHRLIADADVVVENFRPGSSLQRSFDHTALTQRYPRLVVLHISAFGDRGPLRDEPGYDMVAQAMSGLMSLTGEPDGPPVKAGLAAGDLGAALFGIIGVLSALVERDRTGLGQCVSTSLYETQLALHINWATGYFATGENPTRLGSGHPNLVPYQAYPASDGHFVIAVGNNELWRRLCTLIGRPELATDPRFALNRDRVAHRDELNAELERTLRTRTAADWCVFLKDGGVPVAPIQTLAEVYDHAQTHELGIVQTVEHPVAGPIRQVAFPVSYQGKRPPVRTAPPLLGEHTAEVLAAHEPVTTSAPHGARGSRLRQPGAGGR; encoded by the coding sequence GTGACCCTCGACCTCAAATCCCAGGAGGGGCAGGCGGTCGCGCACCGCCTCATCGCCGACGCCGACGTCGTGGTGGAGAACTTCCGGCCCGGCAGCAGCCTGCAGCGGAGCTTCGACCACACCGCTCTTACGCAGCGTTACCCCCGGCTGGTGGTGCTGCACATCTCCGCGTTCGGCGATCGGGGCCCGCTGCGCGATGAACCCGGGTACGACATGGTCGCCCAGGCCATGTCCGGGCTCATGTCGCTCACCGGCGAACCCGACGGCCCGCCGGTCAAGGCAGGGCTCGCCGCCGGGGACCTCGGCGCGGCACTGTTCGGCATCATCGGAGTGCTGTCCGCGCTCGTCGAGCGGGACCGCACCGGGCTCGGTCAGTGCGTGTCGACCTCCTTGTACGAGACGCAACTCGCGTTGCACATCAACTGGGCCACCGGCTACTTCGCCACCGGCGAGAATCCGACCCGGCTCGGTTCTGGGCACCCGAACCTCGTTCCTTACCAGGCATATCCGGCCTCGGACGGACATTTCGTGATCGCCGTCGGGAACAACGAACTGTGGCGGCGACTGTGCACGCTCATCGGCCGTCCCGAACTCGCCACTGACCCACGCTTCGCGCTCAACCGCGACCGCGTTGCGCACCGCGACGAACTCAATGCCGAGCTGGAACGGACTCTGCGAACGCGCACGGCCGCAGATTGGTGTGTGTTCCTCAAGGACGGCGGCGTGCCGGTCGCGCCGATCCAGACCCTCGCCGAGGTTTACGACCACGCCCAGACCCACGAGTTGGGCATCGTGCAAACGGTCGAGCACCCCGTTGCCGGGCCGATCCGGCAGGTCGCTTTCCCCGTTAGCTATCAAGGGAAGCGGCCACCGGTGCGCACCGCGCCCCCGCTGCTCGGCGAGCACACCGCGGAGGTCCTCGCGGCACACGAACCGGTGACCACGAGCGCGCCTCACGGCGCACGTGGATCGAGGCTTAGACAGCCGGGTGCAGGAGGTCGTTGA
- a CDS encoding SDR family oxidoreductase: protein MGKTILITGASSGFGALTARALAAAGHTVYAGMRDPAGRNQQAAADARAYSTEHDVRLHAVELDVTDQASVDTAVADVMLASNRLDVLVHNAGHMVLGPAEAFTPEQIAQSYDVNVVGTQRVNRAVLPHLRRQHDGLLVWVGSSSTRGGTPPYLAPYFAAKAGMDSLAVSYAAELARFGIETSIVVPGAFTVGTNHFAHAGHAADETVAEAYETQYAGLMEQVADKLAQLTPDQDPTEVSRAIVRVVDTPKGQRPFRVHIDPADDGAEVVSAVADRIRTEFYRRIGLNDLLHPAV, encoded by the coding sequence ATGGGCAAGACCATCCTCATCACCGGCGCCTCCAGCGGCTTCGGTGCCCTCACCGCACGTGCCTTGGCTGCCGCCGGGCACACCGTTTACGCCGGCATGCGCGACCCAGCTGGTCGCAATCAGCAGGCCGCCGCCGACGCCCGGGCGTATTCCACCGAGCATGACGTCCGGCTGCACGCCGTCGAGCTGGACGTCACCGACCAGGCATCGGTCGACACGGCCGTCGCCGACGTAATGCTGGCCAGCAACAGGCTCGACGTACTCGTGCACAACGCCGGCCACATGGTCCTCGGGCCGGCTGAGGCGTTCACCCCAGAGCAGATCGCCCAGTCCTACGACGTCAACGTCGTGGGCACCCAGCGGGTCAACCGCGCCGTGCTGCCGCATCTGCGCAGGCAGCACGACGGTTTACTCGTGTGGGTGGGCTCGTCCAGCACTCGCGGCGGCACGCCCCCCTACCTGGCGCCGTACTTCGCGGCGAAAGCGGGCATGGACTCGCTCGCGGTCTCCTACGCCGCTGAACTGGCTCGCTTCGGCATCGAGACCTCCATCGTGGTGCCAGGAGCATTCACCGTGGGCACGAACCACTTCGCACACGCCGGTCACGCCGCCGACGAGACCGTGGCCGAGGCATACGAAACTCAGTACGCAGGACTGATGGAGCAGGTCGCCGACAAACTCGCGCAGCTTACTCCAGACCAAGACCCGACCGAGGTATCACGCGCCATCGTGCGGGTAGTCGACACCCCCAAGGGCCAGCGCCCGTTCCGGGTGCATATCGACCCTGCCGACGACGGCGCCGAGGTCGTCAGCGCGGTAGCCGACCGCATCCGCACGGAGTTCTACCGGCGTATAGGCCTCAACGACCTCCTGCACCCGGCTGTCTAA
- a CDS encoding ABC transporter ATP-binding protein produces MQATFEHVSFYYGKRKALDDVTWQVRPGTVGLLGPNGAGKTTLLSLLVTLAKPKGGRITLGEHDLASSAGRREARKLLGFVPQRFSLAGELRLRDTVEYAAWVNGTPEPGLSAAADRALSEVGLADRARSRVRSLSGGQRQRLGVAAALAHDPKVVVLDEPTVGLDPGQRLRVRELVASIGRKRTVVLSSHLLEDISHLCQRVAVLAEGKLVFDGSVTQFQALVDNTDDGSATMGSGFERAYETLIARLGEP; encoded by the coding sequence ATGCAAGCCACGTTCGAGCACGTGAGCTTCTACTACGGGAAGAGAAAGGCACTGGATGACGTCACGTGGCAGGTCCGTCCTGGCACGGTCGGATTGCTAGGCCCCAACGGAGCGGGCAAGACCACTCTCCTCTCGCTTCTGGTCACATTGGCCAAACCGAAAGGCGGTCGGATAACGCTCGGCGAGCACGATCTCGCCAGCAGTGCCGGACGAAGGGAAGCAAGGAAGCTGCTCGGCTTCGTGCCACAGCGCTTCTCTCTCGCTGGCGAGCTACGTCTACGCGACACGGTCGAGTACGCGGCGTGGGTCAACGGAACCCCTGAACCGGGGCTGTCCGCGGCAGCAGACCGGGCACTGTCCGAGGTCGGCCTCGCCGATCGCGCGCGTTCACGCGTCCGCAGCCTCTCGGGAGGGCAACGTCAGCGGTTGGGCGTCGCGGCCGCCTTGGCGCACGATCCGAAGGTCGTAGTCCTCGACGAGCCAACGGTGGGCCTTGACCCGGGTCAACGGCTGCGCGTACGCGAACTCGTGGCTTCGATCGGACGCAAGCGCACGGTGGTGCTTTCCAGCCACCTGCTGGAAGACATCTCGCATCTCTGCCAGCGAGTCGCAGTCCTCGCGGAGGGCAAGCTTGTGTTCGACGGCTCCGTAACGCAGTTCCAAGCGCTGGTCGACAACACCGATGACGGTTCGGCCACGATGGGATCGGGCTTCGAGCGGGCCTACGAAACGCTGATCGCGCGCCTGGGGGAGCCGTGA
- a CDS encoding TetR/AcrR family transcriptional regulator: MARGRRPTEEVRRDVLAAAGELLLAEGVRGFTVEEVARRSGASKMTIYKLWPSKGTLALEGYFTTVESALEFPDTGDVEADLRHQLHAFVSLLTATKAGPTMAELIGLAQTDPELRAAFLRTYSSPRRKLAVQRMEKALAEGQLRDGLDPESVVDQLWGACYHRLLIPDLPIDHAFADTLIDNLFNGINRPVSRRRPGASRPR, from the coding sequence ATGGCCCGCGGCCGCAGACCCACGGAAGAGGTGCGCCGCGATGTCCTCGCGGCCGCTGGCGAGCTCTTGCTGGCCGAGGGGGTGCGCGGGTTCACCGTCGAGGAGGTGGCCCGGCGCTCGGGCGCCAGCAAGATGACGATCTACAAGCTGTGGCCCTCCAAGGGAACCCTCGCGTTAGAGGGCTACTTCACCACCGTCGAATCGGCCCTGGAATTCCCGGACACCGGGGATGTCGAGGCGGACCTGCGCCACCAGCTGCACGCCTTCGTCAGTCTGCTGACCGCCACCAAGGCCGGGCCGACGATGGCCGAACTCATTGGCCTGGCACAGACTGATCCGGAGCTGCGCGCGGCTTTCCTGCGCACCTACTCGTCCCCCCGTCGCAAACTCGCGGTGCAGCGGATGGAGAAAGCCCTGGCCGAGGGCCAGCTCCGCGATGGCCTCGATCCCGAGAGCGTGGTCGACCAACTCTGGGGAGCCTGCTACCACCGGCTTTTGATCCCGGACCTGCCGATCGACCACGCCTTCGCAGACACCTTGATCGACAATCTGTTCAACGGCATCAATCGCCCGGTCTCCCGGCGCCGCCCCGGGGCATCGCGCCCACGCTGA
- a CDS encoding tryptorubin family RiPP precursor, translated as MKLVFFLKSKLTRQKSLKEYAWYGWY; from the coding sequence ATGAAGCTCGTGTTCTTCCTGAAGAGCAAGCTCACGCGTCAGAAGAGCCTGAAGGAGTACGCCTGGTACGGGTGGTACTAA
- a CDS encoding helix-turn-helix domain-containing protein, producing the protein MVGDRDGAARVAAMLGPPLADPIRVYVAEYEPRKGTREALAAQCAEVCDGQAWVVLCPGYRRHVIVLAPVGDPSSSARDDTGRPCVEADPVEERFRGFVQGRGDVHVGASQVVSLRETAAGYEQAFHALAAAKSGAEHYARFRPQEELAALLGQTGRDWAGKLLAPLIEYIPDRCHDPDAKELARTLQFWLMAYNVSAKALKIHRNTLSARLSHIERLLGCDLHQIRTQATLDLALRILHYPRSSSGDHQDSINALLNTAAVRLWAQRQLTPLLTDDAQQSLTTLRAWLASDARLDMTAAALEISVPGTRKRLLRVERLLQRSLLIGPSARYDLWLALRIHDGHDL; encoded by the coding sequence CCTTGCCGACCCCATCAGGGTGTATGTGGCCGAATACGAGCCGCGGAAGGGGACACGTGAGGCATTGGCGGCGCAGTGCGCCGAGGTGTGCGATGGCCAGGCGTGGGTCGTGCTGTGTCCTGGGTATCGCCGCCACGTGATCGTGCTGGCTCCTGTCGGTGACCCGTCATCCTCGGCGCGGGACGACACTGGCCGACCATGTGTCGAGGCTGATCCGGTCGAGGAGCGGTTTCGTGGGTTTGTCCAGGGCAGAGGCGACGTGCACGTGGGTGCCAGCCAGGTTGTGTCCCTGCGCGAGACGGCCGCCGGGTACGAGCAGGCGTTCCACGCGTTGGCAGCCGCCAAGAGCGGCGCCGAGCATTACGCGCGATTCAGGCCCCAGGAAGAATTGGCCGCGCTACTAGGCCAAACCGGACGAGACTGGGCGGGGAAACTGTTAGCGCCGCTGATCGAGTACATTCCCGACCGCTGCCACGATCCTGACGCCAAGGAACTCGCCAGGACGCTGCAATTTTGGCTGATGGCCTACAACGTCTCGGCGAAAGCACTGAAGATCCACCGAAACACGCTGTCAGCGCGGCTGAGTCACATCGAGCGTCTCCTGGGCTGCGATCTACACCAGATCAGGACACAGGCAACGCTGGATCTGGCCTTGCGGATTCTGCACTATCCCCGTTCATCGTCCGGGGATCACCAGGACAGCATCAACGCGCTGCTGAACACCGCCGCTGTGCGATTGTGGGCGCAGCGCCAGCTCACACCACTTCTCACTGACGATGCACAACAGTCGTTGACAACGCTGCGTGCCTGGCTGGCGAGCGACGCTCGCCTCGATATGACGGCAGCGGCCCTTGAAATCTCCGTACCAGGTACCCGCAAGCGCCTGCTGCGTGTCGAAAGACTCCTCCAACGGTCGCTGCTCATCGGGCCGTCGGCCCGCTACGACCTGTGGCTCGCTCTGCGCATACACGACGGGCACGACCTCTGA